A part of Synechococcus sp. KORDI-49 genomic DNA contains:
- a CDS encoding glycoside hydrolase family 104 protein translates to MAIHELIGRQALAATVVVGSLSASLVSAPAAASLLPPSSRAQLLSPPTAVPTRAIPYVITPERRAMLNTIRYAEGTWKGGMDVGYRVMFGGGLMSSLDRHPDRVVYSTRYASAAAGAYQFMPFTWNLVRRSIGVVGFGPEAQDQGALFLIQRRKALGLTDAGTLTPVLTAMLAPEWASFPTLSGRSFYGQPVKKYARLRSFYNLNLEELRRLRDQRREELSQGSSSSDVCIGSRIFCATSF, encoded by the coding sequence ATGGCTATCCACGAACTGATCGGTCGTCAGGCACTCGCAGCGACCGTCGTCGTCGGATCTCTTTCAGCCTCCCTTGTTTCGGCTCCTGCTGCGGCCAGTCTGCTGCCTCCATCCTCCCGGGCTCAACTGCTCAGCCCTCCAACTGCGGTGCCCACCCGTGCCATCCCGTATGTGATCACCCCCGAGCGTCGGGCGATGCTCAACACGATCCGCTACGCCGAGGGCACCTGGAAGGGCGGTATGGATGTTGGCTACCGCGTCATGTTCGGTGGTGGTCTGATGTCCAGCCTGGATCGTCACCCTGACCGGGTCGTCTACAGCACCCGCTACGCCAGCGCGGCAGCGGGTGCCTACCAGTTCATGCCCTTCACCTGGAACCTGGTGCGGCGCAGCATCGGTGTGGTCGGTTTCGGCCCGGAAGCCCAGGATCAGGGAGCTCTGTTTCTGATCCAGCGCCGCAAGGCCCTGGGACTGACCGACGCCGGTACGCTCACTCCGGTGCTCACGGCGATGCTGGCTCCCGAGTGGGCATCGTTCCCGACCCTTTCCGGCCGCAGCTTCTACGGTCAGCCCGTCAAGAAGTACGCCCGTCTCCGTTCCTTCTACAACCTCAATCTCGAGGAACTGCGCCGACTGCGTGATCAGAGACGTGAGGAGCTGTCTCAGGGATCGAGCTCCTCAGATGTCTGTATCGGCTCCCGGATCTTCTGCGCCACAAGTTTCTGA
- a CDS encoding class I SAM-dependent methyltransferase encodes MDSSVAACPAWLAHHLQQAGGVVPFSRFMDWALNDPGHGYYGSGRARIGVEGDFVTSPSLGSDFAALLAEQVGRWFTRLIAESPPGAPLSLVECGPGSGQLALDLVRELLLLHPDLAGRLDLRLVELNPGMREQQQSLLEGVVPIPVQWCSLDDLKRAPLRGVVLAHELLDALPVERLIWSGGELSRQGVKLLESADGTPALTGVSMPLPDDLRAEALGMAEACGFSLPPLGAPAGWTTEWHGDAFRCIDQMARGLSHGLVLVIDYALEARRYYTARRDQGTLMAYRHQQSGADPLAKAGQQDLTAHLCIDTLQVAARRSGLSPGQVMRQGEALLALGLADRLHGLQQLAPADLPQALQRREALLRLVDPVCLGEFRWLTFLQTDADKPITGWDIVSAPC; translated from the coding sequence ATGGATTCCTCCGTTGCGGCCTGTCCCGCCTGGCTGGCGCATCATCTGCAACAGGCCGGTGGTGTGGTGCCCTTCTCCCGCTTCATGGACTGGGCGCTGAATGACCCTGGCCATGGCTATTACGGATCTGGCCGTGCCCGGATCGGTGTGGAGGGTGACTTCGTCACGTCACCCTCCCTGGGATCCGACTTCGCCGCATTGCTCGCCGAGCAGGTGGGCCGGTGGTTCACCCGTTTGATCGCGGAGAGCCCGCCGGGCGCTCCGTTGAGCCTTGTGGAGTGCGGACCCGGGAGTGGTCAGCTTGCGCTGGATCTGGTGAGGGAGCTGCTGCTGCTGCATCCCGATCTCGCCGGTCGTCTGGATCTGCGGCTCGTCGAGCTGAATCCAGGCATGCGTGAACAGCAGCAGTCACTGCTGGAGGGGGTTGTGCCCATCCCGGTGCAGTGGTGCTCTCTGGATGATCTGAAGCGTGCACCGCTGCGCGGTGTTGTTCTGGCCCATGAGCTGTTGGACGCGTTGCCGGTGGAGCGTCTGATCTGGTCCGGTGGGGAACTGAGCCGCCAGGGGGTGAAGCTGCTGGAATCTGCGGATGGCACCCCTGCGCTGACGGGCGTGTCGATGCCGTTGCCAGACGATCTGCGGGCTGAGGCACTGGGCATGGCCGAAGCCTGCGGTTTCAGCCTGCCCCCGTTGGGTGCCCCTGCCGGGTGGACGACGGAATGGCATGGCGACGCCTTTCGTTGCATCGATCAGATGGCCAGGGGCCTCAGCCATGGGCTGGTGCTGGTGATCGATTACGCCCTGGAAGCGCGTCGCTATTACACCGCCCGCCGTGATCAGGGCACGCTGATGGCCTACCGGCACCAGCAGTCCGGAGCGGATCCCCTGGCGAAGGCCGGTCAACAGGATCTCACCGCCCATCTCTGCATCGACACCCTGCAGGTTGCGGCCCGGCGTTCCGGTCTGAGTCCTGGCCAGGTGATGCGTCAGGGAGAGGCCCTGCTCGCGCTGGGTCTGGCCGATCGTCTGCATGGGCTGCAACAGCTGGCACCGGCTGATCTGCCGCAAGCGCTTCAGCGCCGTGAAGCGCTTCTGCGCCTTGTGGATCCGGTTTGTCTTGGAGAGTTCCGCTGGCTCACTTTTCTGCAAACCGATGCGGATAAGCCAATAACTGGATGGGACATTGTGTCCGCGCCGTGTTGA
- a CDS encoding lamin tail domain-containing protein: MSTLFFSEYAEGSSNNKYLEIFNPTQAAISLADYAFPNASNGADVEGAHDYWNTFSDGASIAAGGTYLITHPDADASIVELADQTHRFLSNGDDGYALVRGSETDYVVLDRLGDFGADPGSGWDVAGVTNGTQNHTLVRKSTLVQGNSDWTAARGTTTNDSEWVVLAQDAFLEGVAEATPGRHGLSTLFFSEYAEGSSNNKYLEIFNPTQAAISLADYAFPNASNGADVEGAHDYWNTFSDGASIAAGGTYLITHPDADASIVELADQTHRFLSNGDDGYALVRGSESDYVVLDRLGDFGADPGSGWDVAGVTNGTQNHTLERKATVFTGNADWDASRGTTADDSEWVVLINDAFLTADADPAASPGSFESTAATPVVIPAAASEDDAAPEVTENTLISLIQGSADTSPHVDEVHRIEGVVTAIHPEMDGFYVQEETSDSDGNAATSEGLFVYDRNDLFSGAVGDLVQVTGTVAEYTGSSANFTSDSSEVQNSLTQLTSITTVTVLSSGADLPPLTNLTLPAADMAAFEALEGMRVSVDAVDQPLVVTNNYTVGRYSQVGLSGVGRLFQYTEQNAPDVDGYTAYLSELERGVIWLDDASTENNPATSIHARGGQPLSAANTLRTGDTINSISGVLDQRNEGYRVQTTEPANFQASNGRPSPIVDDQASLTLAGFNLLNFWNGDGAGGGFPTERGARDIETYNQQLSKLVPAIVGLNADVIALQELENDGYEELSAIDSLVDALNAVSDSAVYAYVTVPDALLNGGIGRSELVAADLISAGGLAHEIPSHNSVTTELEFRSLINAFARSRGESANFEAVTPFDSNFVNGISATVGEISFSWNVSGHGADAGAGTGPHATRDGSGLSFSDAEFQSMLSLGLLGTDAIANGFIYRTDAVRLAPDTGVAVLDLGYTRVGDDPATDEANRPVIAVSFEEISSGEVFTAVSAHFKSKGSIAQGDGNEDLGDGAGNNNGQRTREAQAVVDWLETDPTNSNDTDVIILGDLNAYSMEDPLMVFRDAGYTNLVGTDDYTYQFRGQFGSLDHALVSDSMLFPITSSSPWHINSDEPVALTTGNYQYAQNPENYYAADAFASSDHDPIVVGLDFDRADTFRINPYLQNPSNEGTSITWFTHRDGLASISLTGPGITGERLIESSVTEEPLLSYTSAERRQTISGLDESWLISGGNFKHVVDLDGLESGATYNYIVTLEGGETFQSSFETAPDSDDWSHIRFIAMADSETEPYGRVDARDWQPSPLQEGSLDRPSMDDSQWAEIIGTRSGSLRYALNQRDGYQANLDIVNEREPDFLVMPGDLVQGGGYQPGWDEFFRHNAGEFSSGLSSYPLLPALGNWENYGALNGGYGEDEDGRFGPMFGRQKYHAYFDAPENGTPEHQDNYYRVDYGPVTILTLDSSNGEPDDSRSNYGGEGQPEQATGLELTDVGTDTQANYTREQYEGYGGTDLSDFNPGSIQWNWVEDQLRDARDQGQIIFAQFHHAPYSSGVHGFPMNHDQSSGQAGTPLRQYSEMFEEYGVAAVFSGHSEMFERSFVDGDGDGHGVNFYDVGVAGDGLRGQHRTVSRDFDSPLFGYNSEFSQWTADQNEPELWQLVDGVPQLMDGGKHYGHLEVNIEPVDDILGVKAKVELSPVYSFPILDSNYELIETERRVYGDQLQMWIAEDGAVANSLDGFYPDPLRGTAGNDDTLTDALDFGSSDVLFMGSGDDVADAAIVSGRENTVFTGSGDDVVYASHRDVVIGGSGNDSAYLIEDGDNRVAGNEGFDVFHVGTSGNRVLGGADDDVINVLDGAGINYLRGGDGYDAFWLVSAAGDRPAEAQMVMDFNPDEDVVGLAGVSYESLAFEQVGSDTRLSVNGFAVGVFRDLDPSTLSDISNFAGLLI; this comes from the coding sequence ATGTCTACGCTTTTCTTCTCCGAATACGCCGAAGGCAGCAGTAACAACAAATATCTGGAGATTTTCAACCCCACGCAGGCTGCGATTTCCCTGGCGGATTACGCCTTCCCCAACGCCAGCAATGGAGCTGATGTTGAAGGTGCTCATGATTACTGGAACACCTTCAGCGACGGTGCCTCCATTGCGGCCGGCGGCACCTATCTGATCACTCACCCGGATGCGGACGCTTCCATCGTGGAACTGGCGGATCAGACCCATCGCTTCCTCAGCAACGGCGATGACGGCTATGCCCTGGTTCGCGGCAGTGAAACCGACTATGTCGTGCTCGACCGCCTCGGGGATTTCGGGGCGGATCCGGGGTCTGGCTGGGATGTGGCTGGCGTGACCAATGGCACCCAGAACCACACACTTGTCCGAAAATCAACCCTTGTCCAGGGCAACAGCGACTGGACTGCAGCACGCGGTACAACCACGAACGACAGCGAATGGGTGGTACTAGCTCAGGATGCCTTTCTTGAGGGTGTTGCCGAGGCCACGCCAGGCCGACACGGCTTGAGCACGCTGTTTTTCTCCGAATACGCCGAAGGCAGCAGTAACAACAAATATCTGGAGATTTTCAACCCCACGCAGGCTGCGATTTCCCTGGCGGATTACGCCTTCCCCAACGCCAGCAATGGAGCTGATGTTGAAGGTGCTCATGATTACTGGAACACCTTCAGCGACGGTGCCTCCATTGCGGCCGGCGGCACCTATCTGATCACTCACCCGGATGCGGACGCTTCCATCGTGGAACTGGCGGATCAGACCCATCGCTTCCTCAGCAACGGCGATGACGGCTATGCCCTGGTTCGCGGCAGTGAGTCGGACTATGTCGTGCTCGACCGCCTCGGGGATTTCGGGGCGGATCCGGGGTCTGGCTGGGATGTGGCTGGCGTGACCAATGGCACTCAGAACCACACCCTCGAACGCAAAGCAACTGTTTTCACGGGTAACGCCGATTGGGATGCCTCCCGTGGCACCACTGCTGATGACAGCGAATGGGTTGTGCTGATCAACGATGCCTTTCTCACGGCTGATGCTGATCCAGCCGCATCCCCGGGCAGTTTTGAGAGCACCGCCGCGACCCCGGTTGTGATTCCAGCGGCTGCGTCGGAAGACGATGCTGCACCGGAGGTCACTGAGAACACCCTGATTTCCCTGATACAGGGCTCAGCAGACACGTCACCGCACGTTGATGAGGTTCATCGGATTGAGGGTGTCGTGACCGCGATCCATCCTGAGATGGATGGTTTCTACGTTCAAGAGGAAACTTCCGATAGTGATGGCAATGCCGCCACATCCGAAGGCCTGTTTGTCTACGACCGCAATGATTTGTTCAGCGGTGCTGTGGGCGACCTTGTTCAAGTCACCGGCACCGTCGCTGAATACACAGGTTCAAGCGCGAATTTCACCTCGGATTCCTCCGAGGTGCAGAACAGCCTCACCCAGTTGACGTCCATCACGACTGTGACGGTGCTCAGCTCCGGAGCGGACCTGCCTCCCCTCACCAACCTCACACTTCCCGCTGCGGACATGGCGGCCTTTGAGGCTCTCGAGGGAATGCGCGTCAGCGTTGATGCCGTCGATCAACCCTTGGTGGTGACCAACAATTACACCGTTGGTCGTTATTCCCAGGTCGGTCTTTCCGGAGTTGGCCGACTGTTCCAGTACACAGAGCAGAATGCACCCGATGTAGATGGCTACACGGCCTATCTCTCGGAACTTGAGCGAGGCGTGATCTGGCTCGACGACGCGAGTACGGAAAATAATCCGGCGACGTCCATTCATGCGCGTGGCGGTCAGCCCCTCTCGGCAGCCAACACACTGAGAACGGGTGACACGATCAACTCGATTTCCGGTGTTCTGGATCAACGGAACGAGGGTTACCGCGTTCAGACCACGGAACCAGCCAACTTCCAGGCCAGCAATGGCCGCCCCAGTCCCATCGTTGATGACCAGGCCTCACTCACCCTGGCTGGGTTCAATCTTCTCAATTTCTGGAATGGTGATGGAGCTGGTGGAGGATTCCCCACGGAACGGGGGGCACGGGATATCGAGACGTACAACCAGCAGCTCAGCAAGTTGGTGCCGGCGATTGTTGGTCTGAATGCCGATGTGATCGCCCTCCAGGAACTTGAAAACGACGGTTATGAAGAGCTCAGCGCCATCGACAGTCTCGTCGATGCCCTGAATGCTGTAAGCGATAGCGCTGTTTATGCCTATGTGACTGTTCCAGACGCTTTGTTGAATGGTGGCATCGGACGTTCCGAGCTGGTTGCGGCGGATCTGATCAGTGCAGGCGGGCTGGCCCATGAGATTCCTTCTCACAACTCGGTGACCACGGAACTGGAATTCCGTTCACTGATCAATGCCTTTGCACGCTCCCGTGGCGAAAGTGCCAACTTTGAGGCCGTCACTCCATTCGACAGCAATTTTGTCAATGGCATCAGTGCCACCGTTGGTGAGATCTCCTTCAGTTGGAATGTTTCTGGTCACGGTGCTGACGCCGGTGCTGGTACGGGGCCACACGCCACCCGTGATGGTTCCGGGCTCAGCTTCAGTGATGCCGAATTCCAGTCGATGCTCTCCCTGGGCCTTCTTGGAACCGATGCGATCGCGAACGGATTCATCTATCGCACCGATGCTGTGCGGTTGGCACCCGATACCGGAGTTGCTGTTCTCGACCTGGGCTATACGCGGGTCGGAGATGATCCAGCAACAGATGAAGCCAATCGTCCGGTCATCGCTGTCAGTTTTGAAGAGATCTCGAGTGGTGAGGTGTTCACCGCGGTTTCTGCTCACTTCAAGTCGAAGGGATCCATTGCTCAAGGTGATGGAAACGAAGATCTGGGAGATGGTGCTGGAAACAATAATGGACAACGAACAAGAGAAGCACAGGCGGTTGTGGATTGGCTTGAAACCGATCCAACCAACAGCAACGACACTGATGTGATCATCTTGGGCGACTTGAATGCCTACAGCATGGAAGACCCGTTGATGGTCTTCAGGGATGCTGGTTACACCAATCTTGTGGGAACTGATGATTATACCTATCAGTTCAGAGGTCAATTCGGATCCTTGGATCACGCTTTGGTCAGTGACTCAATGCTGTTCCCCATCACATCGTCATCGCCGTGGCACATCAACAGTGACGAACCCGTTGCCTTGACAACTGGAAATTACCAATATGCTCAAAATCCTGAAAATTATTACGCTGCTGATGCATTTGCCTCATCGGATCACGATCCGATCGTTGTGGGCCTTGATTTCGACCGTGCTGATACCTTCCGAATCAACCCTTACCTTCAGAATCCGTCCAATGAGGGTACATCGATCACATGGTTCACGCATCGGGATGGCTTGGCTTCGATTTCACTGACCGGCCCGGGAATTACAGGTGAACGCTTGATCGAAAGCAGTGTTACCGAGGAGCCTCTGCTGTCGTACACATCCGCAGAGCGTCGTCAGACCATCAGTGGATTGGATGAATCTTGGTTGATCTCCGGTGGCAACTTCAAGCATGTTGTTGATCTTGATGGTCTGGAATCAGGAGCCACCTACAACTACATCGTTACCCTTGAGGGCGGAGAAACGTTCCAGTCTTCATTTGAGACAGCACCGGATTCTGATGATTGGAGCCACATTCGCTTCATTGCGATGGCGGATAGCGAGACAGAGCCGTACGGTCGGGTGGATGCCCGCGACTGGCAGCCGAGCCCATTGCAGGAGGGTTCCCTCGATCGTCCGTCAATGGATGACAGCCAGTGGGCCGAGATCATTGGCACCCGATCCGGCAGCCTTCGTTATGCCCTGAATCAGCGCGACGGTTATCAAGCCAATCTAGACATCGTCAATGAACGTGAGCCTGACTTCCTGGTCATGCCAGGTGACCTGGTGCAGGGTGGTGGTTATCAACCAGGATGGGATGAGTTTTTCCGTCATAACGCTGGTGAATTCTCCAGTGGTTTGTCGTCCTATCCACTGCTGCCAGCGCTGGGCAACTGGGAAAATTACGGCGCACTGAATGGTGGTTACGGCGAAGATGAGGATGGACGTTTCGGACCGATGTTTGGCCGCCAGAAATACCATGCTTATTTCGATGCCCCTGAGAACGGCACTCCGGAGCATCAAGACAATTATTACCGTGTGGATTATGGCCCTGTCACGATTCTGACCCTCGACAGTTCCAACGGTGAACCCGATGACAGCCGCAGCAATTACGGAGGTGAAGGACAACCCGAACAGGCCACCGGGCTTGAATTGACAGACGTCGGGACGGACACGCAGGCCAATTACACCAGAGAGCAGTATGAGGGCTATGGCGGAACTGATTTATCAGATTTCAATCCAGGAAGTATCCAGTGGAACTGGGTTGAAGACCAGCTCCGAGACGCCCGCGATCAAGGTCAGATCATTTTTGCTCAATTTCACCATGCTCCCTACAGCAGTGGTGTTCATGGTTTCCCCATGAATCATGACCAATCCAGTGGTCAGGCCGGTACCCCTCTACGTCAGTACAGCGAGATGTTTGAGGAGTATGGCGTTGCTGCTGTCTTCAGTGGCCACAGCGAAATGTTTGAGCGCAGCTTTGTGGATGGTGATGGCGATGGCCATGGCGTCAATTTCTATGATGTTGGAGTTGCTGGCGATGGCTTGCGTGGTCAGCACCGCACCGTCAGTCGGGATTTCGATTCACCACTGTTTGGATACAATTCAGAATTCAGCCAGTGGACGGCTGATCAGAATGAACCTGAGCTTTGGCAACTTGTTGACGGGGTGCCTCAGTTGATGGATGGAGGCAAGCATTATGGTCATTTGGAGGTGAATATTGAGCCAGTCGACGACATCCTGGGTGTGAAGGCGAAAGTTGAACTAAGCCCCGTGTACAGCTTCCCAATTCTTGATTCGAATTATGAGCTGATTGAAACGGAGCGAAGGGTGTATGGAGATCAGCTGCAAATGTGGATTGCCGAAGACGGAGCGGTCGCCAACTCATTGGATGGTTTTTACCCCGATCCCCTAAGAGGCACTGCAGGTAACGACGACACCCTCACTGATGCGCTGGATTTTGGTTCCTCTGACGTTCTCTTCATGGGCTCCGGCGACGATGTCGCAGATGCTGCCATTGTTAGCGGTCGAGAGAACACAGTGTTCACTGGAAGCGGTGACGATGTGGTCTATGCGAGCCATCGTGATGTCGTGATTGGCGGATCAGGAAATGATTCGGCGTACTTGATCGAAGATGGTGATAACCGTGTTGCTGGTAATGAAGGATTTGATGTGTTCCATGTCGGCACATCCGGCAACCGCGTCTTGGGTGGTGCTGATGATGATGTGATTAATGTTTTGGATGGAGCTGGTATCAACTACCTCAGAGGCGGTGATGGCTATGACGCCTTCTGGTTGGTCTCCGCCGCAGGCGATCGTCCTGCTGAGGCTCAGATGGTGATGGATTTCAACCCGGACGAAGATGTGGTTGGTCTTGCTGGAGTGAGTTATGAGAGTTTGGCATTTGAGCAGGTTGGCTCTGATACTCGCCTTTCAGTCAATGGTTTTGCTGTAGGTGTTTTTAGAGATCTCGATCCGTCAACCCTGTCTGATATCAGCAATTTTGCAGGCCTTTTGATATGA
- a CDS encoding TPM domain-containing protein, protein MGAHHISRLWAALLVLVVSCTAATPAQAYDNPELLPDHATPVIDLARVFSEPQRTELERSLERFETETGWKLRVLTQYERTPGLAVREFWGLDESSLLLVADPRGGNLLNFNVGDAFFALMPRTYWVELQTRFGNQYYVKDNGEDGAVLDALNAVEICLERGGCQVVPGLPLEQWLLTLSTSVLGGLVAGFAAYPRKDEETIAWSWLLLLSPLWVMLFGVFGIAPVITRTSDLLPILRNSMGFLGSAVGAYLIAQATVGRRLQNDAEG, encoded by the coding sequence ATGGGAGCACATCACATCAGCCGGCTGTGGGCCGCGTTGCTGGTGCTGGTGGTCAGCTGCACGGCGGCCACACCGGCGCAGGCCTACGACAACCCGGAGCTGCTGCCGGATCACGCCACACCTGTGATCGATCTGGCCAGGGTCTTCAGCGAGCCGCAGCGGACCGAGCTTGAACGGAGCCTGGAACGGTTTGAAACGGAAACCGGCTGGAAACTGCGGGTTCTCACCCAGTACGAGCGGACACCGGGCCTGGCCGTCCGCGAATTCTGGGGACTGGATGAAAGCAGCCTGCTTCTGGTGGCGGACCCCCGGGGCGGCAACCTGCTGAATTTCAACGTGGGCGATGCCTTCTTCGCTCTGATGCCACGCACCTACTGGGTGGAGCTGCAGACCCGCTTCGGCAATCAGTACTACGTGAAAGACAACGGTGAAGACGGCGCCGTTCTCGATGCCCTGAACGCCGTCGAAATCTGTCTGGAACGCGGGGGGTGCCAGGTGGTTCCCGGTCTGCCGCTGGAGCAGTGGCTGTTGACCCTGAGCACGTCGGTGCTGGGAGGCCTGGTCGCCGGCTTCGCCGCCTATCCCCGGAAGGACGAAGAGACGATCGCCTGGTCCTGGCTGCTGCTGCTCTCACCCCTGTGGGTGATGCTGTTCGGCGTGTTCGGAATCGCTCCGGTAATCACCCGGACCTCGGATCTGCTGCCGATCCTGCGAAACAGCATGGGCTTTCTCGGCAGCGCCGTGGGCGCTTACCTGATCGCACAGGCGACGGTGGGCCGTCGCCTGCAGAACGATGCGGAGGGCTGA